The nucleotide sequence TATTTTGTCAAAACTTTTGATGTTGATGGTTTTAGATTTGATTTATCTTGCTTTATTGATGGAGACACTTTAGCTGAACTTTCTCAAGAATTACGAAAAATCAAACCTAATATTGTACTTCACGGTGAAGCGTGACCATTTAGTGATTTACCATTTGAAAAAAGTTGAATTAAAGGTACTAAAGGTAATGATTATAAATTCGCATATTTTAACGATACAATTCGCGATGCTATAGGTGTAAATGAAAATGATTCAACACAAAAAGGCCTGATTATCGAACATAATCAAAACCAATTTTTAAGATATGTCACTTCAGTTACTGGGAATATTAAAAATTATGACTGAAATGATATTCCGCATAGTAATAGTGAATATGATGTTTTTGCAAATGATATTAACATCACACTTTCGTATAATGCTTGTCATGATGGATTAACATTGTGAGATAAGATTATCACACAAGGAAAAGAATGAAGTTTTGAGCGTTGTATCGAAGCTTACCGTCAAGCCTTGATTTTAACAACTGCAACACAGGGACGTAAGTTGTATTTAGCTGGTACAGAATTAGCTCAGACTAAACCACTTGATATTTCTGGTGAAGAAGTCCACCGGGGACACAAAATTGTTAGTTATGACTTTTTTAACCTTAAACCAGATTATGATATGGTTCAGTCAAATTCTTATAAAACAAGTGATTACACTAATGAACTCAAATGAAATAATTTAAAAAATCCAATGATTAAAGAATTAATTTTCGAATTCTTGAAACAGTTAAATGAATTTAGAAATTCAACACCTTTCTTTCGTTTAGACATGAATGAAAAAATTAACAATTCAGTTAAGTTTAAGCTAGTAGATATCGAACAAGGGATTTTGATTTTTAATGTTAGCGACATTGCTGGTGAAGTTTTAGTAGCACACAATTTTAGCGACAATGATTTTAAATACAACTTTAATAATTACAAAGTTTTATTTAATAGCAAAATTAATCCAATTGATTCAAAAGAAATTTTAGAATCGCATTCATCATTAATTTTATTAAAGGAGCATTCTGATGAAAACAATTAAATTAGAGGATAAAGTAATTTACCAAATTTTTCCTAGATCGTTTTATGATTCAAATAACGATGGAGACGGTGATTTAAAAGGTATTACACTTAAACTTGATTACTTACAAGATTTAGGAATTAATGCAATTTGATTATGTCCAATTTACAAAACTAACTTTGTTGATGCAGGATACGATGTATTGGACTATAAAAGTGTTTGAAAACAATTTGGAACACTTGAAGATTTTAAAGAGTTAACACAAGAAGCCAAAAAAAGAAATATTGATATTATTATGGACATTGTGTTAAATCACGTATCAAATGAACATGAATGATTTAAAAAAGCCTGTGAATCAGTAGAAAATGTCGAACATAACTACTTTATTTGACGTGAAAAATTAAGTGAATTCGAAGCTAAAGCGACAAGTATTTTTGGTGGTAATGCTTGAGAATATGTTCCGAGTGTTAATAAATATTACTTCCATTTATTTGCAAAAGAGCAAGTTGATTTAAACTGAAATCATCCAGATACAATTAATGCAATCAGCGATGTGATTCAATTTTGATATGACTTAGGTGTTAGAGGTTTTAGATTAGATGCAATTAAACATGTAGCCAAAGATTTTAAAACTGTTGAAAATAACCCTGCTTTTGCTTGATGTGACGGTGCAGTTGAATCGCTTAGAAAATTCAATGAAATTGCTTTTAGTGATAAACCAGATGCATACGTACTTGGTGAATCAAGTGGTATCTCTTATGAAGAACTTTTAAAATATGGTGATGGACCTGATAAAGTTGCTGATAATTACTTTAACTTTGCTTGATGATGAATCGGATGAGGTCGTAAAACCGGACGTAATGGATATGATGCAAATTGAAATTATCACGAATTTGTTTATCAACAAAAACCATTTCAAGAATCAACTAAAGTTAAACCACATATGATTACTAACTTCTTATCAAATCATGACACTTCTCGCAGTGTTTCAAGATGAGGGAATGAAACATTTTTTAGAAGTCAAAGTGCTAAAACACACGCTCTATTTTTAATGATGCTTAAAGGTGTACCTTGCATCTATTATGGTGAAGAAATTGGTATGTTAAATACTGAATTTAATGCTCGTAATGAATTTAGAGATGTGGACACTTACAATGCTTTTGAGAATTTTGTGGACAAAGATAAAACTTACAGCGAAAGTGAAATGTTACTTTATTCAAACATTAACTCACGTGATGCAGGTCGTGTGATTATGCAATGAAATGACCAAATTAATTCTGGATTTAACAAAGGTGAAGAAACTTGAATTAAATTAGGACGTAGTAGTAGTGAAATTAATGTTGAAAATGATCTAAAAAATGCAAATAGCATCTTGAATTTCTACAAAAAAATTATTAAAATGCGTAAGGTTGATTTCCATGACTTAATC is from Mycoplasmopsis pullorum and encodes:
- a CDS encoding alpha-amylase family glycosyl hydrolase; the protein is MKTIKLEDKVIYQIFPRSFYDSNNDGDGDLKGITLKLDYLQDLGINAIWLCPIYKTNFVDAGYDVLDYKSVWKQFGTLEDFKELTQEAKKRNIDIIMDIVLNHVSNEHEWFKKACESVENVEHNYFIWREKLSEFEAKATSIFGGNAWEYVPSVNKYYFHLFAKEQVDLNWNHPDTINAISDVIQFWYDLGVRGFRLDAIKHVAKDFKTVENNPAFAWCDGAVESLRKFNEIAFSDKPDAYVLGESSGISYEELLKYGDGPDKVADNYFNFAWWWIGWGRKTGRNGYDANWNYHEFVYQQKPFQESTKVKPHMITNFLSNHDTSRSVSRWGNETFFRSQSAKTHALFLMMLKGVPCIYYGEEIGMLNTEFNARNEFRDVDTYNAFENFVDKDKTYSESEMLLYSNINSRDAGRVIMQWNDQINSGFNKGEETWIKLGRSSSEINVENDLKNANSILNFYKKIIKMRKVDFHDLIVYGEAKIELQNDGSILLTRFAQDTNKVLKVLINMTNKELNLEQEIDGNQILSSYEDNKLVTNVLRPYESILLIKE
- a CDS encoding alpha-amylase family glycosyl hydrolase — its product is MNLIGKNDDFFKEFDEIHFYEKDDLGVHFVNEKLVIKLWQPIAKKAEILIYPDYENEDNFEVFEMNFNKPVWSIELPKKYLNYYYRYRITHQDSTVTLALDPYCISLAPFNWKGQENKVALGAILPFEVENLPKIKKLESALNNGVDPLVYELNIRDFAPAGDGLNSTFSTLADNKVFEYLKELNFTHVQFLPIQSTYTINDLGTRFIPKGEAQGWVTNYNWGYDPHNYFSINGFYSTNPKNPQGRINEFANLVDSAHKSGIGVILDVVYNHMMTNSIMDNIIPGYYFRDNAKVTPVNLPPLASQRKMVRKLIIDSLKYFVKTFDVDGFRFDLSCFIDGDTLAELSQELRKIKPNIVLHGEAWPFSDLPFEKSWIKGTKGNDYKFAYFNDTIRDAIGVNENDSTQKGLIIEHNQNQFLRYVTSVTGNIKNYDWNDIPHSNSEYDVFANDINITLSYNACHDGLTLWDKIITQGKEWSFERCIEAYRQALILTTATQGRKLYLAGTELAQTKPLDISGEEVHRGHKIVSYDFFNLKPDYDMVQSNSYKTSDYTNELKWNNLKNPMIKELIFEFLKQLNEFRNSTPFFRLDMNEKINNSVKFKLVDIEQGILIFNVSDIAGEVLVAHNFSDNDFKYNFNNYKVLFNSKINPIDSKEILESHSSLILLKEHSDENN